Proteins encoded by one window of Cinclus cinclus chromosome 14, bCinCin1.1, whole genome shotgun sequence:
- the FAF2 gene encoding FAS-associated factor 2 has protein sequence MAAPEERELTAEQTEKLLQFQDLTGIESMDQCRHTLEQHNWNIEAAVQDRLNEQEGVPSVFNPPPLRPLQVNTADHRIYSYVVSRPQPRGLLGWGYYFIMLPFRFTYYTLLDIFRFALRFIRPDPRSRVTDPVGDIISFIHMFEEKYGRIHPVFYQGTYSQALNDAKRELRFLLVYLHGDDHQDTDEFCRNTLCAPEVITLINTRMLFWACSTNKPEGYRVSQALRENTYPFLAVIMLKDRRMTVVGRLEGLIQADDLINQLMFIMDANQTYLVSERLEREERNQTQVLRQQQDEAYLASLRADQEKERKKKEERERKKKKEEEVQQQKLAEERRRQTLQEEKERKSECLPPEPHPDDPESVKIIFKLPNDSRVERRFHFTQSLTVIHDFLFSLKESPEKFQIEANFPRRVLPCLPTEEWPNPPTLQEAGLSHTEVLFVQDLTDD, from the exons ATGGCGGCGCCTGAGGAACGGGAGCTGACGGCGGAACAGACCGAGAAGCTGCTGCAGTTCCAG GACTTGACTGGCATAGAGTCCATGGACCAATGTCGCCACACACTGGAGCAGCACAACTGGAACATAGAG GCAGCTGTGCAGGATCGCCTGAACGAGCAAGAGGGTGTCCCAAGTGTCTTTAATCCTCCTCCACTGCGGCCCTTGCAGGTCAATACAGCTGACCACAGGATCTACAGCTACGTTGTCTCAAGGCCACAGCCAAGG GGCCTGTTAGGATGGGGTTACTACTTCATAATGCTTCCATTCCGATTTACCTATTACACGTTACTTGATATATTTAG GTTTGCTCTGCGTTTTATACGCCCTGATCCTCGTAGTCGGGTCACCGACCCAGTGGGTGACATTATTTCGTTTATTCATATGTTTGAGGAAAAATATGGGAGGATACACCCTGTCTTCTACCAGGGAACTTACAGCCAG GCACTGAACGATGCCAAGCGGGAGCTGCGCTTCCTGTTGGTTTATCTTCATGGAGATGACCACCAAGACACAGATGAGTTCTGCCG CAATACACTGTGTGCACCTGAGGTCATCACCCTCATCAACACTAGAATGCTCTTCTGGGCTTGCTCAACCAATAAACCAGAGGGATACAGAG tgtcccaggctcTGCGGGAGAACACGTACCCTTTCCTGGCCGTGATCATGCTCAAGGACCGCAGGATGACCGTGGTTGGGCGGCTGGAAGGCCTCATCCAGGCTGATGACCTCATCAATCAGCTCATGTTCATCATGGATGCCAACCAGACATACCTGGTGTCCGAGCGCCTGGAAAG GGAAGAGAGGAACCAAACCCAagtcctgaggcagcagcaggatgaggcATATCTGGCATCCTTGCGTGCGGACCAGGAAAAGGAACgcaagaagaaggaggaaagggagaggaagaagaagaaggaggaggaagtgcAGCAGCAAAAACTGGCAGAGGAGAGGCGGCGGCAG ACactgcaggaggagaaggagcgGAAGTCGGAATGCCTTCCTCCAGAACCGCATCCCGACGACCCGGAGAGTGTCAAGATCATTTTCAAGCTGCCTAACGATTCCAGAGTGGAGCGGAGATTCCACTTCACACAGTCATTGACG GTGATCCACGACTTCCTGTTCTCCTTGAAAGAAAGCCCTGAGAAGTTCCAGATTGAGGCCAACTTCCCTCGCCgtgtcctgccctgcctccctACAGAGGAGTGGCCCAACCCCCCCACGCTGCAGGAGGCCGGACTCAGCCACACGGAAGTCCTCTTTGTGCAGGACCTCACGGACGATTGA